The following are encoded in a window of Saccharothrix longispora genomic DNA:
- a CDS encoding GroES family chaperonin, giving the protein MLHDRVMVRISPEDGERRSSGGIVIPATAQMAKRLAWGDVLGVGTNVRHVKVGDRVLFNPEDQFEVEVQGNTYLVMRERDVHATATERTDHGTGLYL; this is encoded by the coding sequence ATGCTGCACGACCGCGTGATGGTGCGGATCTCGCCGGAGGACGGCGAACGCCGCAGCAGCGGCGGCATCGTGATCCCGGCGACCGCCCAGATGGCGAAGCGCCTGGCCTGGGGGGACGTGCTCGGGGTCGGCACGAACGTGCGGCACGTCAAGGTCGGCGACCGCGTGCTGTTCAACCCCGAGGACCAGTTCGAGGTCGAGGTCCAGGGGAACACCTACCTGGTGATGAGGGAACGGGACGTGCACGCCACCGCCACCGAGCGGACGGACCACGGGACCGGGCTTTACCTGTGA
- a CDS encoding NHL domain-containing thioredoxin family protein: MTTAQRRRARVRAPELVGRGWLNTGNREIRLSDLRGKVVLLDFWSFCCINCLHVLDELRPLESEFHDVLVTIGVHSPKFAHEAEAASLEAAVERYQVDHPVLDDPELTTWQNYAVKAWPTLVLVDPEGYVVHVAAGEGHLDALRQVVSEVVAEHDAKGTLHRGDGPYVAPPPAATELRFPAKAVLTPSNTLLVSDSAHHSLVELDTDGETVLRRIGTGARGRADGPRPTFSEPAGIALLPDHVAVRVGYHAVVADTVNHLLRGLDLDTGEVTTVAGTGEQWRGGDADGPAGAIDLTSPWDVAWWEPAGGVVVALAGNHTLGLFKPLEDRVERLAGTTVEGLHDGPAAEAFFAQTSGLAADGDRLWLVDSETSALRYLDADLTVHTAVGKGLFDFGHRDGPADQALLQHPLGVTVLPDGAVAVADTYNGAVRRYDPATGEVSTLATDVAEPSDAVLVDGELVVVASAAHRLERPVAPGVRLVGGDAHRVKRPPSVIAPGEVELAVVFTPPTGQKLDDRFGPSTRMEVTSSPPELLLEGAGTGTDLVRRLVVAEGFAEGVLHVVAQAASCTDDPAVEHPVCKLARQDWGVPVRVETDGPDRLPLMMGGLDEGI; encoded by the coding sequence GTGACGACCGCTCAACGCCGCCGCGCCCGTGTCCGCGCCCCCGAGCTGGTGGGTCGCGGCTGGCTCAACACGGGGAACCGGGAGATCAGGCTCAGCGACCTGCGCGGCAAGGTCGTGCTCCTGGACTTCTGGTCCTTCTGCTGCATCAACTGCCTGCACGTGCTGGACGAGCTCCGCCCCCTGGAGTCCGAGTTCCACGACGTCCTGGTCACCATCGGCGTGCACTCGCCGAAGTTCGCCCACGAGGCCGAGGCCGCCTCCCTGGAAGCCGCCGTCGAGCGCTACCAGGTGGACCACCCCGTGCTGGACGACCCCGAGCTGACCACCTGGCAGAACTACGCCGTCAAGGCGTGGCCCACGCTCGTCCTGGTCGACCCCGAGGGCTACGTCGTGCACGTCGCCGCCGGCGAGGGCCACCTCGACGCGCTGCGCCAGGTCGTGTCCGAGGTCGTCGCCGAGCACGATGCCAAGGGGACGCTGCACCGCGGTGACGGCCCGTACGTCGCGCCGCCGCCCGCCGCGACCGAGCTGCGCTTCCCCGCCAAGGCCGTCCTGACCCCGTCGAACACGCTCCTGGTCAGCGACTCGGCGCACCACTCCCTGGTCGAACTGGACACCGACGGCGAGACCGTCCTCCGCCGCATCGGCACGGGCGCGCGCGGCCGCGCGGACGGCCCGCGCCCCACGTTCTCCGAACCCGCCGGCATCGCGCTGCTGCCCGACCACGTCGCCGTTCGGGTCGGCTACCACGCGGTCGTCGCCGACACCGTCAACCACCTGCTGCGCGGCCTCGACCTGGACACCGGCGAGGTCACCACGGTCGCCGGCACCGGCGAGCAGTGGCGAGGCGGGGACGCGGACGGCCCGGCCGGCGCGATCGACCTCACGAGCCCGTGGGACGTCGCCTGGTGGGAGCCCGCCGGCGGCGTCGTCGTCGCACTCGCCGGCAACCACACCCTCGGCCTGTTCAAGCCGCTGGAGGACCGCGTCGAACGCCTCGCCGGCACCACCGTCGAGGGCCTGCACGACGGGCCCGCGGCGGAGGCGTTCTTCGCGCAGACCTCCGGCCTGGCCGCCGACGGCGACCGGCTGTGGCTGGTCGACTCCGAGACCTCGGCGCTCCGCTACCTGGACGCGGACCTCACCGTCCACACCGCCGTCGGCAAGGGCCTGTTCGACTTCGGCCACCGCGACGGCCCGGCCGACCAGGCCCTGCTCCAGCACCCGCTGGGCGTCACCGTGCTGCCGGACGGCGCGGTCGCCGTCGCCGACACCTACAACGGCGCGGTCCGCCGCTACGACCCGGCCACCGGCGAGGTGTCCACCCTGGCCACCGACGTCGCCGAACCGTCCGACGCGGTCCTGGTCGACGGCGAGCTGGTCGTCGTGGCCTCCGCCGCGCACCGCCTGGAACGGCCCGTCGCGCCCGGCGTGCGGCTGGTCGGCGGCGACGCGCACCGGGTCAAGCGCCCGCCGTCGGTCATCGCGCCCGGCGAGGTCGAGCTGGCCGTCGTGTTCACCCCGCCGACCGGCCAGAAGCTCGACGACCGCTTCGGCCCGTCCACCCGCATGGAGGTCACCAGCTCCCCGCCGGAACTGCTGCTCGAAGGCGCGGGCACGGGCACCGACCTGGTCCGGCGGCTGGTGGTCGCGGAGGGCTTCGCCGAGGGCGTGCTGCACGTCGTCGCGCAGGCGGCGAGCTGCACGGACGACCCGGCCGTCGAGCACCCGGTGTGCAAGCTGGCCCGCCAGGACTGGGGGGTGCCCGTGCGCGTCGAGACCGACGGACCGGACAGGCTACCCCTGATGATGGGTGGCCTCGACGAGGGCATCTAG
- a CDS encoding type II toxin-antitoxin system Phd/YefM family antitoxin: MSEMPISVARDQLGEVVSRVEHAHERAVLTRHGRPVAAVVSIEDLRRLEAAEDEADLTAAREALASAEPRVPHHDVLAEFGDA; encoded by the coding sequence ATGAGCGAGATGCCGATCAGCGTGGCGAGGGACCAGCTCGGCGAGGTCGTCTCCAGGGTCGAGCACGCGCACGAACGCGCTGTGCTGACCAGGCACGGCCGACCGGTTGCCGCGGTCGTCTCCATCGAGGACCTCCGGCGCCTCGAGGCGGCGGAGGACGAAGCCGACCTCACCGCGGCGCGGGAGGCGTTGGCCTCCGCCGAACCACGAGTTCCCCATCACGACGTGCTCGCCGAGTTCGGTGACGCCTGA
- a CDS encoding type II toxin-antitoxin system RelE family toxin: MSYEIEWAASALRELRKLDKQVGRRIALAVTALGTDPRPPGCRALTGRPAGVMRIRVGDHRVVYRIEDAKVLVTVVRVAHRREAYRRT; the protein is encoded by the coding sequence GTGTCGTACGAGATCGAATGGGCGGCTTCCGCCCTGCGGGAACTCCGCAAGCTCGACAAGCAGGTGGGACGCAGGATCGCGCTGGCGGTGACGGCCCTGGGAACCGACCCCCGCCCGCCGGGATGCCGGGCGCTCACGGGCCGACCGGCAGGCGTGATGCGCATCCGAGTCGGCGACCACCGGGTGGTGTACCGGATCGAGGACGCCAAGGTCCTGGTGACGGTCGTGCGAGTGGCACATCGACGCGAGGCGTACCGCAGGACGTGA
- a CDS encoding NTP pyrophosphohydrolase, whose protein sequence is MRLPLLVVDAANVVGSVPDGWWRDRAGATTRLRDSLVGVAEHGLPSLPGPLDVVLVVEGKARHVEPVPGVRVVPAAGDGDDEVVAVVRAEGADRPVAVATADRALRLRVEALGAAVVGPRSVR, encoded by the coding sequence ATGAGGCTCCCGCTCCTGGTCGTGGACGCGGCCAACGTCGTCGGCTCGGTACCCGACGGCTGGTGGCGTGACCGGGCAGGTGCCACCACCCGCCTGAGGGACAGCCTCGTGGGTGTGGCCGAACACGGCCTGCCATCTCTTCCGGGTCCGCTGGACGTGGTCCTGGTGGTCGAGGGCAAGGCGAGGCACGTGGAACCCGTACCCGGCGTCCGCGTGGTCCCGGCCGCCGGCGACGGCGACGACGAGGTCGTCGCGGTCGTCCGCGCGGAAGGCGCGGACCGCCCGGTCGCGGTGGCCACCGCCGACCGCGCGCTGCGGCTGCGCGTGGAAGCGCTGGGCGCGGCCGTCGTGGGCCCCCGCTCGGTCCGCTAG
- a CDS encoding SIMPL domain-containing protein has translation MAEVVTKGVGRVERTADRAEVQVSFEATGSTRAEAVDRLTGRVAALEPAFARPGVEVRSRQLTVNDNWDGSRRSGGRASQNYVVRVDDVTVLDELLATAVAAEPTWLGGPNWQLSDDAEAVAEAQGEAVADARRRAEGYARALGARLGPLQRLADGDAETQWAVESRAAVAGYGGSPGVPPQVDQLSLEAQRIAVTVRCTATWALLD, from the coding sequence GTGGCTGAGGTGGTGACGAAGGGCGTCGGCCGGGTCGAGCGGACCGCCGACCGGGCCGAGGTGCAGGTGAGCTTCGAGGCGACGGGCTCGACGCGCGCCGAGGCGGTGGACCGGCTGACCGGGCGGGTCGCCGCGCTGGAACCCGCGTTCGCGCGGCCGGGCGTCGAGGTGCGGTCGCGGCAGCTCACCGTCAACGACAACTGGGACGGCTCGCGCCGCTCCGGCGGCCGGGCGAGCCAGAACTACGTGGTCCGGGTCGACGACGTGACGGTGCTCGACGAGCTGCTGGCCACCGCGGTCGCCGCCGAGCCGACGTGGCTCGGCGGCCCGAACTGGCAGCTCTCGGACGACGCCGAGGCCGTGGCGGAGGCCCAGGGAGAGGCCGTGGCGGACGCGCGCCGCCGGGCCGAGGGCTACGCGCGCGCCCTGGGCGCGCGGCTGGGTCCCCTGCAACGGCTCGCCGACGGCGACGCCGAGACGCAGTGGGCGGTCGAGTCGCGCGCGGCGGTGGCGGGTTACGGCGGGTCGCCGGGCGTGCCGCCGCAGGTCGACCAGCTCTCCCTGGAGGCGCAGCGGATCGCGGTGACGGTGCGGTGCACCGCCACCTGGGCGCTCCTGGACTGA
- a CDS encoding OmpA family protein codes for MNHSRLFAAVVLVAACAACGEDSGNPTTVRIGVTASANEPRVGLTTQVTDRLTAALARGQTRVVVYREGEDAGTAYSDEVLSAADDAEVRERLFRLDGQLAQIGGTTGRLDPLSVLADMASAPGPALLVLHSSGLQTTDPLDLTRLGLDLDVDAAVAAVPDDALPALTGKDVVFSGLGQVAGPQPPLPPGAQEALVELWLGICREFDAASCTHDPGPAPAGGPIARGEVPVVDLGQVENRDALVHVPSSLVFKAGGDELAPGAEDVLRQVAEKFDGRTTARVVVRTATSASAEQAADLTRRRAQRVVSALVDLGVSRSAFVEVVGAGFGSPLDVDLDAAGDLVPGAAARNRSVVVELVAPRVSG; via the coding sequence ATGAACCACTCACGGCTCTTCGCCGCAGTCGTGCTGGTGGCGGCCTGCGCTGCCTGCGGGGAGGACTCCGGCAACCCGACGACCGTGCGCATCGGGGTCACCGCCTCCGCCAACGAACCGCGGGTCGGCCTCACCACGCAGGTGACCGACCGGCTCACGGCAGCGCTCGCCCGCGGCCAGACGCGGGTCGTCGTCTACCGCGAGGGCGAGGACGCGGGCACCGCGTACTCCGACGAGGTCCTGTCGGCCGCTGACGACGCCGAGGTGCGGGAGCGGCTGTTCCGCCTCGACGGGCAGCTCGCGCAGATCGGCGGCACGACCGGCCGGCTCGACCCGTTGTCCGTGCTCGCCGACATGGCCTCCGCGCCCGGCCCGGCCCTGCTCGTGCTGCACAGCAGCGGGTTGCAGACCACGGACCCGCTCGACCTGACCCGCCTCGGCCTCGACCTCGACGTGGACGCCGCGGTCGCGGCCGTCCCGGACGACGCCCTGCCCGCCCTCACCGGCAAGGACGTCGTCTTCTCCGGCCTCGGCCAGGTGGCCGGCCCGCAGCCGCCGCTGCCGCCCGGCGCCCAGGAGGCGCTCGTCGAGCTGTGGCTGGGCATCTGCCGCGAGTTCGACGCGGCGAGCTGCACCCACGACCCGGGACCGGCGCCGGCCGGCGGGCCGATCGCGCGCGGCGAGGTGCCGGTAGTGGACCTCGGGCAGGTGGAGAACCGGGACGCGCTCGTGCACGTGCCCAGCTCCCTGGTGTTCAAGGCGGGCGGCGACGAGCTGGCGCCCGGCGCGGAGGACGTGCTGCGGCAGGTCGCGGAGAAGTTCGACGGGCGCACCACGGCGCGGGTCGTCGTGCGCACGGCCACGTCCGCGTCGGCGGAGCAGGCGGCGGACCTCACCCGGCGCCGCGCCCAGCGCGTGGTGTCGGCGCTGGTCGACCTCGGGGTGAGCCGGTCGGCGTTCGTCGAGGTGGTGGGCGCGGGCTTCGGTTCGCCGCTCGACGTCGACCTCGACGCCGCGGGCGACCTGGTGCCCGGCGCGGCGGCGCGCAACCGGTCGGTGGTGGTGGAGCTGGTGGCGCCGCGGGTCAGCGGCTGA
- a CDS encoding acetyl-CoA C-acetyltransferase: MVRVAILGGNRIPFARSNGPYAGASNQDMLTAALDGLVSRFGLQGERLGEVVAGAVLKHSRDFNLVRESVLGSALSAETPGHDLQQACGTGLQAVIAVADKIALGRIEVGVAGGVDTTSDAPIAVNEDLRGVLLEFNRARTAGARLRAALKLRPRHVVPSVPRNGEPRTGLSMGEHAAITAKEWGIAREDQDALAAASHRNLAAAYDRGFFDDLVTPFQGLTRDQNLRPDSSVEKLAELQPVFGRGEGATMTAGNSTPLTDGASTVLLASEEWAAARNLPVQAYLTFSETAAVDYVHGGEGLLMAPAYAVPRMLARAGLTLQDFDFYEVHEAFASQVLATLKAWEDADFCKGRLGLDAPLGAIDRSKLNVNGSSLAAGHPFAATGGRIVATLAKLLAEKGSGCGLISICAAGGQGVTAIVER, translated from the coding sequence ATGGTCCGAGTTGCCATCCTCGGCGGCAACCGCATCCCCTTCGCGCGCTCCAACGGCCCGTACGCCGGGGCGTCGAACCAGGACATGCTCACCGCCGCGCTGGACGGCCTGGTCAGCCGGTTCGGGCTCCAGGGCGAACGGCTGGGCGAGGTCGTCGCGGGCGCGGTGCTCAAGCACAGCCGGGACTTCAACCTCGTCCGCGAGTCCGTGCTGGGCAGCGCCCTGTCCGCCGAGACCCCCGGCCACGACCTCCAGCAGGCGTGCGGCACGGGCCTCCAGGCCGTCATCGCGGTGGCCGACAAGATCGCGCTGGGCCGGATCGAGGTCGGCGTCGCGGGCGGCGTCGACACCACCAGCGACGCGCCCATCGCGGTGAACGAGGACCTGCGGGGCGTGCTGCTGGAGTTCAACCGGGCGCGGACCGCCGGCGCCAGGCTGCGCGCCGCGCTGAAGCTGCGCCCCCGGCACGTCGTGCCGTCCGTCCCGCGCAACGGCGAGCCGCGCACCGGCCTGTCGATGGGCGAGCACGCCGCGATCACCGCGAAGGAGTGGGGCATCGCCCGCGAGGACCAGGACGCGCTGGCCGCCGCCAGCCACCGCAACCTCGCCGCCGCCTACGACCGCGGGTTCTTCGACGACCTGGTCACCCCGTTCCAGGGCCTGACCCGCGACCAGAACCTGCGGCCGGACTCGTCGGTGGAGAAGCTCGCGGAGCTCCAGCCGGTGTTCGGCCGGGGCGAGGGCGCCACGATGACCGCGGGCAACTCCACGCCGCTCACCGACGGCGCGTCCACCGTGCTGCTGGCCTCGGAGGAGTGGGCCGCGGCCCGGAACCTGCCGGTGCAGGCCTACCTCACGTTCAGCGAGACGGCGGCGGTCGACTACGTGCACGGCGGCGAGGGCCTGCTCATGGCGCCCGCCTACGCCGTGCCCCGGATGCTGGCCCGCGCCGGGCTGACCCTTCAGGACTTCGACTTCTACGAGGTGCACGAGGCGTTCGCGTCGCAGGTGCTGGCCACGCTCAAGGCGTGGGAGGACGCAGACTTCTGCAAGGGCAGGCTGGGGCTGGACGCGCCGCTGGGCGCCATCGACCGCTCGAAGCTCAACGTCAACGGCTCGTCGCTGGCCGCGGGCCACCCGTTCGCGGCCACCGGCGGGCGGATCGTGGCGACGCTCGCCAAGCTGCTGGCCGAGAAGGGCTCCGGGTGCGGCCTGATCTCGATCTGCGCGGCGGGTGGCCAGGGCGTTACGGCGATCGTGGAGCGCTGA
- a CDS encoding 3-oxoacyl-ACP reductase: MDRYRSFANSGVGRFVVGKLGLPSPYPLRRHSPTRPPLDGPVLLGGCGRLVGSLRAVLGAAGLDVAPEPARAEEPARAEERYGALVFDATGIDSVEGLRGLHAFFQPVIRSLGPCGRVVVLGTPPELTGSTDERIAQRALEGFTRSVGKELRRGGTAQLVHVAPGAEDAVESTLRFLLSGRSAYVSGQVVRVGPADVEAPRDWDRPLDGKVALVTGASRGIGAAIAEVLGRDGAHVVCLDVPAQGEELSRVANRVGGSALQLDVTAADAPARIVEHLTGRHGGVDVVVHNAGITRDRTLARMDADRWDAVVAVNLASQQRVNEALLAEGSGGGALRPNGRIVGVSSIAGIAGNVGQTNYATTKAGVIGMVDALSERLAGRATVNAVAPGFIETAMTAAVPLLIREAGRRMNSMSQGGLPVDVAETIAWFAHPASSGVNGNVVRVCGQSLLGA, translated from the coding sequence ATGGATCGGTATCGGTCGTTCGCCAACTCCGGTGTCGGGCGGTTCGTGGTGGGCAAGCTGGGCCTGCCCTCCCCGTACCCGCTGCGCAGGCACTCACCCACCCGGCCCCCGCTCGACGGCCCCGTGCTGCTCGGCGGCTGCGGGCGGCTCGTCGGCTCCCTGCGCGCGGTCCTCGGGGCCGCCGGGCTGGACGTCGCGCCCGAGCCGGCACGCGCGGAGGAGCCGGCACGCGCGGAGGAGCGGTACGGGGCGCTGGTGTTCGACGCCACCGGGATCGACTCGGTCGAGGGGCTGCGCGGGCTGCACGCGTTCTTCCAGCCGGTGATCCGGTCGCTCGGGCCGTGCGGCCGGGTGGTCGTGCTGGGCACGCCGCCGGAGCTGACCGGGTCCACCGACGAGCGGATCGCGCAGCGCGCCCTGGAGGGGTTCACCCGGTCGGTCGGCAAGGAGCTGCGGCGCGGCGGGACGGCGCAGCTCGTGCACGTCGCACCGGGCGCGGAGGACGCGGTCGAGTCGACGCTGCGGTTCCTGCTGTCCGGGCGGTCGGCGTACGTGTCCGGGCAGGTCGTGCGCGTCGGCCCGGCGGACGTCGAGGCGCCGCGCGACTGGGACCGGCCGCTCGACGGGAAGGTCGCCCTGGTCACCGGGGCGTCGCGCGGGATCGGCGCGGCCATCGCCGAGGTGCTGGGCCGCGACGGCGCGCACGTGGTGTGCCTCGACGTGCCCGCGCAGGGCGAGGAGCTGTCGCGGGTCGCGAACCGGGTGGGCGGCTCGGCGCTCCAGCTCGACGTCACGGCGGCCGACGCCCCGGCGCGGATCGTCGAGCACCTCACCGGGCGCCACGGCGGCGTGGACGTCGTCGTGCACAACGCGGGCATCACGCGGGACAGGACGCTGGCCCGGATGGACGCGGACCGGTGGGACGCGGTGGTCGCGGTGAACCTGGCGTCGCAGCAGCGGGTCAACGAGGCGCTGCTCGCCGAGGGGAGCGGGGGCGGCGCGCTGCGCCCGAACGGCCGGATCGTCGGCGTGTCGTCCATCGCGGGCATCGCGGGCAACGTCGGCCAGACCAACTACGCCACCACCAAGGCGGGCGTGATCGGCATGGTCGACGCGCTGTCCGAGCGGCTCGCCGGCCGGGCCACGGTCAACGCCGTCGCGCCGGGGTTCATCGAGACGGCGATGACCGCCGCCGTGCCGCTGCTCATCCGCGAGGCGGGCCGGCGGATGAACAGCATGTCCCAGGGCGGACTGCCGGTGGACGTCGCCGAGACCATCGCCTGGTTCGCCCACCCCGCCTCGTCCGGCGTGAACGGCAACGTCGTGCGCGTGTGCGGGCAGAGCCTGCTGGGGGCGTGA
- a CDS encoding MaoC/PaaZ C-terminal domain-containing protein, translated as MANLTLLYAKAALTGFTRRGSALPSSSLDAELTVDRAHLDAYRAVCGFGVRDELPITYPHVLGFPLQIRLMTARDFPFPLPGLVHVANRITRTRPLLATDPLSVRVELADLRPHERGRQFDVVTTVSTGGEEAWVDVSTYLRRDGGSGRSSGSGGSGGSGSAGRGERAEAPEPTAVWRLPGDLGRRYAAVSGDRNPIHLHALAARAFGFPRAIAHGMWSKARAVAAFEGRLPDACEVDVRFKAPIPLPGRVDFSTTPTGDGRRFAVWSDRPHLEGVIRG; from the coding sequence ATGGCCAACCTGACGCTGCTCTACGCCAAGGCCGCCCTGACCGGGTTCACCCGGCGCGGCTCCGCGCTGCCGTCGTCGTCGCTGGACGCCGAGCTGACCGTCGACCGCGCCCACCTCGACGCCTACCGGGCGGTGTGCGGGTTCGGGGTGCGCGACGAGCTGCCGATCACCTACCCGCACGTGCTGGGCTTCCCGCTCCAGATCAGGCTGATGACCGCGCGCGACTTCCCGTTCCCGCTGCCCGGCCTGGTGCACGTGGCCAACCGGATCACGCGGACCCGGCCGCTGCTCGCCACCGACCCGCTGTCGGTGCGCGTGGAGCTGGCCGACCTGCGGCCGCACGAGCGCGGGCGGCAGTTCGACGTCGTGACGACGGTGTCGACGGGAGGCGAGGAGGCGTGGGTCGACGTGTCGACATATCTCCGCCGCGACGGCGGGTCCGGCCGGTCCAGCGGCTCCGGCGGGTCCGGCGGGTCCGGTTCCGCCGGGAGGGGCGAGCGCGCCGAGGCGCCCGAGCCGACCGCGGTGTGGCGGCTGCCCGGCGACCTGGGGCGGCGGTACGCGGCGGTGTCCGGCGACCGCAACCCCATCCACCTGCACGCGCTGGCCGCGCGGGCGTTCGGCTTCCCCCGGGCCATCGCGCACGGCATGTGGTCGAAGGCGCGGGCGGTGGCGGCGTTCGAGGGGCGCCTGCCGGACGCGTGCGAGGTCGACGTGCGGTTCAAGGCGCCGATCCCGCTGCCGGGCCGGGTCGACTTCTCGACCACGCCGACCGGTGACGGCCGGCGGTTCGCGGTCTGGTCGGACCGACCGCACCTGGAGGGCGTGATCAGGGGCTGA
- a CDS encoding alpha/beta hydrolase, with translation MTVLEPAAAEFAAATATPPYLFDLGPVEGRKTVDAVQSGEVAKPEVDEEVVNVGEVPVRIVRPAGSTGPLPVVLYVHGAGWVFGNAHTHDRLVRELAVGTGAAVVFPDYSLSPEAKYPTAVEESYAVARWVVTEGAAKDLDGSHLAVAGDSVGGNMAIALTLLAKERGDVAFAQQVLFYPVTDAAFDTPSYHEFAEGYFLRRDAMQWFWDQYTTDEGERAQITASPLRASTGQLAGLPPALVITAEADVLRDEGEAYANKLREAGVPVTAVRYQGVIHDFVMLNALRGTHAAEAAITQAIGVLKKALAQS, from the coding sequence ATGACCGTCCTGGAGCCCGCCGCCGCGGAGTTCGCCGCCGCGACCGCCACCCCGCCGTACCTGTTCGACCTGGGTCCGGTCGAGGGCCGCAAGACCGTCGACGCCGTGCAGTCCGGCGAGGTGGCCAAGCCCGAGGTCGACGAGGAGGTCGTGAACGTCGGCGAGGTGCCGGTGCGGATCGTCCGCCCCGCCGGCTCGACCGGCCCGCTGCCCGTCGTGCTCTACGTGCACGGCGCCGGCTGGGTGTTCGGCAACGCCCACACCCACGACCGCCTGGTCCGCGAACTGGCCGTCGGCACCGGCGCGGCCGTCGTGTTCCCCGACTACAGCCTCTCGCCCGAGGCCAAGTACCCCACCGCGGTCGAGGAGAGCTACGCCGTCGCGCGCTGGGTCGTCACCGAGGGCGCCGCGAAGGACCTGGACGGCTCGCACCTGGCCGTCGCGGGCGACTCGGTCGGCGGGAACATGGCGATCGCCCTGACGCTGCTCGCCAAGGAGCGCGGCGACGTCGCGTTCGCGCAGCAGGTGCTGTTCTACCCGGTGACCGACGCGGCGTTCGACACCCCGTCGTACCACGAGTTCGCCGAGGGCTACTTCCTGCGCCGCGACGCCATGCAGTGGTTCTGGGACCAGTACACGACCGACGAGGGCGAGCGCGCGCAGATCACCGCGTCGCCGCTGCGCGCGTCGACCGGGCAGCTCGCGGGCCTGCCGCCGGCGCTCGTGATCACCGCCGAGGCCGACGTGCTGCGCGACGAGGGCGAGGCGTACGCGAACAAGCTGCGCGAGGCCGGCGTTCCGGTGACCGCCGTCCGCTACCAGGGCGTGATCCACGACTTCGTGATGCTCAACGCCCTGCGCGGCACCCACGCCGCCGAGGCCGCGATCACCCAGGCGATCGGCGTGCTGAAGAAGGCCCTGGCCCAGTCCTGA
- a CDS encoding TetR/AcrR family transcriptional regulator: MHAEQPVRTGRAKRLPREVRERQIMDAAVDVFSRLGFHAASMDEISEVAGISKPMLYAYLGSKEELFATCIRREATRMMEAIANGVEAEEPPDVQLWSGLRAFFGFVGENRASWQVLHRQASSQGGPFARELADMRGRAISLVAALLVHSADSGDVPRAGDKEAESLAAALVGAGESLADWWLDNPAEPAGVVAARLMNLVWMGFGDLVAGDVWHPPSRRAERKVGTEQGGH; this comes from the coding sequence ATGCACGCAGAGCAACCGGTCCGCACCGGTCGGGCCAAGAGGCTGCCGCGCGAGGTGCGCGAACGGCAGATCATGGACGCCGCGGTGGACGTCTTCTCGCGGTTGGGGTTCCACGCCGCGTCGATGGACGAGATCTCCGAGGTCGCCGGCATCTCGAAGCCCATGCTGTACGCGTACCTGGGCTCCAAGGAGGAGCTGTTCGCCACCTGCATCCGCCGCGAGGCGACCCGGATGATGGAGGCGATCGCGAACGGCGTCGAGGCCGAGGAGCCGCCGGACGTCCAGCTGTGGAGCGGGCTCCGGGCGTTCTTCGGGTTCGTCGGCGAGAACCGCGCGAGCTGGCAGGTGCTGCACCGCCAGGCGTCGTCGCAGGGCGGGCCGTTCGCCCGGGAGCTGGCGGACATGCGCGGCCGGGCGATCAGCCTCGTGGCGGCGCTCCTCGTGCACTCGGCGGACTCCGGCGACGTGCCGCGGGCCGGTGACAAGGAGGCCGAGTCGCTGGCCGCGGCGCTGGTGGGCGCGGGCGAGTCCCTGGCGGACTGGTGGCTCGACAACCCCGCCGAGCCGGCCGGCGTCGTCGCCGCCCGGCTCATGAACCTCGTCTGGATGGGGTTCGGCGACCTCGTGGCGGGCGACGTGTGGCACCCGCCGTCGAGGCGCGCCGAGCGGAAGGTCGGTACCGAGCAGGGGGGCCACTAG
- a CDS encoding SCP2 sterol-binding domain-containing protein: MTIDLTTEAIAKLSPGELISTLKQVDPADPALAGVDIDVIARAIDPRKLGKDEFADLLGALGDLADGGADLDLATMDAQNFARIVSRASKDQIDAVTSRPGLRERVLDEVFRRMEVHFRSDRSGATRAVVHFRLTGGFTESGEDVYEAVIEDSACTINKGGTRDPRATVTLNPVEFLKLATGNASAPVLFMTGKLKVKGDLGFAAGFMSLFDIPKA; encoded by the coding sequence ATGACCATCGACCTCACCACCGAGGCGATCGCGAAGCTCAGTCCCGGCGAGCTGATCTCAACGCTCAAGCAGGTCGATCCGGCCGACCCGGCGCTCGCCGGCGTCGACATCGACGTCATCGCGCGCGCCATCGACCCCAGGAAGCTCGGCAAGGACGAGTTCGCCGACCTGCTCGGCGCGCTCGGCGACCTCGCCGACGGTGGCGCCGACCTCGACCTGGCGACGATGGACGCGCAGAACTTCGCCCGCATCGTCTCGCGCGCCTCCAAGGACCAGATCGACGCCGTGACGTCCCGGCCCGGCCTGCGCGAGCGCGTGCTCGACGAGGTGTTCCGGCGCATGGAGGTCCACTTCCGCAGCGACCGCTCCGGCGCCACCCGCGCCGTCGTGCACTTCCGGCTCACCGGCGGCTTCACCGAGTCCGGCGAGGACGTGTACGAGGCCGTCATCGAGGACTCGGCGTGCACGATCAACAAGGGCGGGACCCGTGACCCGCGTGCCACTGTGACGTTGAACCCGGTGGAGTTCCTGAAGCTGGCGACCGGCAACGCGTCGGCGCCGGTGCTGTTCATGACCGGCAAGCTCAAGGTCAAGGGCGACCTGGGGTTCGCCGCCGGGTTCATGAGCCTGTTCGACATTCCGAAGGCGTGA